One region of Oryza glaberrima chromosome 7, OglaRS2, whole genome shotgun sequence genomic DNA includes:
- the LOC127780137 gene encoding uncharacterized protein LOC127780137, whose protein sequence is MAAAWVLAAAAALALWAAAAEGARSPAARVHRHLKRLNKPAVKSIESPDGDIIDCVHLSHQPAFDHPLLKNHTLQMRPAYHPEGLYDDDKRSVASDNAGEKPMLQLWHQKGRCPEGTVPIRRTKKDDLLRASSLRRYGRKRHTAVNPMSIDPNMLNEGGHQHAIAYVEGDKYYGAKATINVWEPKIQQPNEFSLSQLWILGGSFGEDLNSIEAGWQVSPDLYGDNNTRLFTYWTSDAYQATGCYNILCSGFIQINSEIAMGASIFPISNIAGSQYDISILIWKDPKEGNWWMQFGREYVLGYWPSFLFSYLADSASMVEWGGEVVNSEPDGTHTSTQMGSGRFPEEGFGKASYFKNIQVVDSSNQLKAPKGVGTYTEQSNCYDVQNGNNGDWGTYFYYGGPGKNSNCP, encoded by the exons ATGGCAGCGGCGTGGGtgctggccgcggcggcggcgttggcgctgtgggcggcggcggcggagggggcaaggtcgccggcggcgagggtgcaCCGGCACCTCAAGAGGCTCAACAAGCCGGCCGTCAAGAGCATCGAG AGCCCAGATGGAGACATCATCGACTGCGTGCATCTCTCTCACCAACCAGCATTTGATCATCCCCTACTCAAGAACCATACTCTCCAG ATGAGGCCGGCCTACCACCCTGAAGGCTTGTATGATGATGACAAGAGAAGCGTGGCCTCTGACAATGCCGGCGAGAAGCCGATGCTCCAGCTATGGCATCAAAAGGGGAGGTGCCCGGAGGGCACCGTCCCGATCAGGAGAACGAAGAAGGATGATCTGCTCAGAGCGAGCTCGTTGCGGCGGTATGGCAGGAAACGGCATACCGCCGTGAACCCGATGTCCATTGATCCCAACATGCTCAATGAGGGTGGTCACCAA CATGCCATAGCGTATGTGGAGGGGGATAAGTACTATGGTGCCAAGGCCACCATTAATGTGTGGGAGCCCAAGATTCAGCAGCCTAACGAGTTCAGCCTGTCCCAGCTCTGGATCTTGGGGGGTTCATTTGGTGAGGATCTCAACAGCATCGAGGCCGGGTGGCAG GTCAGCCCAGACCTCTATGGAGATAATAACACTAGGCTGTTCACATACTGGACT AGTGATGCTTACCAAGCAACAGGGTGCTACAACATATTGTGCTCCGGATTCATTCAGATCAACAGCGAGATCGCCATGGGTGCGAGCATCTTCCCCATCTCGAACATCGCCGGCTCGCAGTATGATATTAGTATTCTGATCTGGAAG GACCCAAAGGAAGGAAACTGGTGGATGCAGTTCGGCAGGGAGTATGTCCTCGGCTACTGGccgtccttcctcttctcctacCTCGCCGACAGTGCGTCGATGGTTGAGTGGGGCGGGGAGGTGGTGAACTCGGAGCCCGACGGCACGCACACGTCGACGCAGATGGGGAGCGGGCGGTTCCCGGAGGAAGGGTTCGGCAAGGCGAGCTACTTCAAGAACATCCAGGTGGTGGACAGCAGCAACCAGCTGAAGGCCCCCAAGGGGGTGGGCACCTACACCGAGCAGTCCAATTGCTACGATGTTCAGAACGGCAACAATGGCGACTGGGGCACCTACTTCTACTATGGCGGCCCGGGGAAGAACTCGAATTGCCCATGa
- the LOC127779891 gene encoding aminopeptidase P2 isoform X2, with protein MAIEAARLSPSLAAAAILGRRGAPPAALPLRRALPLLLPPRRRRLCFLAAAGGDGRAVALPSSELRKRRGGASSSSSAAPGGGEDEKLRSLRRLLARPDVAIDAYIVPSQDAHQSEFIAECFMRRAYLTGFTGSAGTAVVTKDKAALWTDGRYFLQAEKELSHDWTLMRSGNQGVPTTSEWLNEVLPSGCRVGIDPFLFSFDAAEELKDAISEKNHELVLIKDLNLVDEIWGESRPEPPKERTRVHGIKYAGVDVPSKLSFVRSQLAENGCNAVVISLLDEVAWLLNMRGSDVPNSPIFYSYLIVEDTAATLFVDNNKVSEDVLEHLEKAGVKLKPYEAILSDVERLAENGAKLWLDSSSINAAIVNVFRSSCERYVKKRGKAGRQIGKESSQGDPATGSSGVQNGTVNALYKVSPATLAKAVKNEAEVEGMKSSHLRDAAALAEFWCWLEGQVRESVPLTEVQVAEKLLEFRQKQDGFIDTSFDTISGYGANGAIIHYRPTPESCSSVESDNLFLLDSGAQYIDGTTDITRTVHFGEPTPRQKECFTRVLQGHIALDQAVFPERTPGFVLDVLARSSLWKIGLDYRHGTGHGVGAALNVHEGPQSISYRYGNLTALQKGMIVSNEPGYYEDNSFGIRIENLLLVKEVDLPNSFGGVSYLGFEKLTFVPIQSKLVDLSLLSPSEINWINEYHDEVWEKVSPLLSGHSLDWLRKNTRPL; from the exons ATGGCGATCGAAGCCGCGCGCCTCTCcccgtccctcgccgccgccgccatcctcggccgccgcggcgctcctcccgccgccctccccctccgccgcgccctcccgcTCCTgctccccccgcgccgccgccgcctctgcttcctcgccgccgcgggcggggacggccgcgccgtcgccctcccctCGTCGGAGCTCCGCAAGCGCCGGGGCGGCgcatcatcctcctcctccgctgctccTGGTGGTGGTGAGGACGAGAAGCTCCgctcgctccgccgcctcctcgcgcggCCCGACGTCGCCATCGACGCCTACATCGTCCCCTCCCAGGACGCCCACCAG AGCGAGTTCATCGCAGAATGCTTCATGAGGCGTGCTTACCTGACTGGGTTCACTGGTAGTGCTGGTACGGCTGTGGTCACAAAAGATAAAGCTGCTCTCTGGACTGATGGCCGGTACTTTCTCCAG GCTGAGAAAGAACTGAGCCATGATTGGACACTCATGCGCAGTGGAAATCAAGGTGTTCCTACCACTAGCGAATGGTTGAACGAGGTCTTACCATCTGGTTGCCGAGTTGGCATTGACCCG TTTCTTTTCTCATTTGATGCAGCTGAAGAACTAAAAGATGCTATTTCCGAGAAGAACCATGAGTTAGTTTTGATCAAGGATTTGAATCTAGTTGATGAAATATGGGGAGAATCAAGGCCAGAGCCCCCAAAAGAACGAACTAGAGTGCATGGAATCAAATATGCTGGCGTTGACGTGCCATCAAAATTGTCCTTTGTTAGATCACAGCTTGCTGAAAATGGGTGTAATGCTGTGGTCATTTCGTTGCTTGATGAAGTTGCATGGTTGTTAAACATG AGAGGAAGTGATGTTCCAAATTCACCTATATTTTATAGCTACCTTATTGTGGAGGATACCGCTGCTACATTATTTGTGGATAACAACAAAGTATCTGAAGATGTTTTAGAGCACCTCGAAAAGGCTGGAGTAAAACTAAAACCATATGAAGCGATTTTGTCCGATGTTGAGAG aTTGGCAGAGAATGGTGCAAAGCTTTGGCTGGATTCTTCAAGTATAAATGCTGCCATAGTTAATGTGTTTAGATCAAGCTGTGAGAGATACgtgaaaaagagaggaaaagcaGGGAGACAAATTGGAAAAGAATCATCTCAAGGTGACCCAGCTACTGGAAGCTCTGGTGTTCAGAATGGAACTGTAAATGCTCTATACAAAGTTTCACCAGCCACCCTAGCCAAAGCAGTTAAGAATGAAGCAGAAGTTGAGGGTATGAAGAGTTCACACCTAAG AGATGCTGCTGCTTTAGCAGAATTCTGGTGCTGGCTAGAAGGGCAAGTTCGTGAAAGTGTACCACTTACAGAAGTGCAAGTTGCTGAAAAGCTTCTTGAATTTCGTCAAAAGCAAGATGGCTTTATAGATACAAGCTTTGACACTATCAGTG GTTATGGTGCAAATGGTGCTATAATACACTACAGACCAACTCCAGAGAGCTGCAGCTCTGTCGAAAGCGACAATCTCTTTCTGTTAGATAGTGGTGCTCAATATATTGATGGAACTACTGACATAACAAGGACTGTTCACTTTGGTGAGCCAACCCCAAGGCAAAAGGAATGCTTCACAAGGGTTTTGCAG GGACATATAGCTCTCGATCAGGCGGTATTTCCAGAGAGAACTCCTGGCTTTGTATTAGATGTTCTTGCACGCTCTTCTCTGTGGAAGATTGGGCTGGATTACAGACATG GCACAGGTCATGGAGTTGGAGCTGCACTAAATGTCCATGAGGGCCCTCAGAGCATAAGCTATCGATATGGAAATTTGACAGCTTTACAGAAGGGCATGATCGTAAGCAATGAGCCTGGTTATTACGAAGACAATTCCTTTGGCATTCGTATAGAG AATCTTCTTCTGGTCAAAGAGGTTGATTTGCCAAATTCGTTTGGTGGCGTCTCGTACCTTGGTTTTGAAAAATTAACTTTTGTTCCAATTCAG AGCAAGCTTGTTGATTTGTCCTTACTATCACCTTCGGAGATCAATTGGATCAATGAATACCATGACGAAGTCTGGGAAAAG GTTTCCCCTTTGTTGAGTGGCCATTCTCTCGACTGGCTCCGGAAGAACACAAGACCTCTTTAG
- the LOC127779891 gene encoding aminopeptidase P2 isoform X3, whose translation MRRAYLTGFTGSAGTAVVTKDKAALWTDGRYFLQAEKELSHDWTLMRSGNQGVPTTSEWLNEVLPSGCRVGIDPFLFSFDAAEELKDAISEKNHELVLIKDLNLVDEIWGESRPEPPKERTRVHGIKYAGVDVPSKLSFVRSQLAENGCNAVVISLLDEVAWLLNMRGSDVPNSPIFYSYLIVEDTAATLFVDNNKVSEDVLEHLEKAGVKLKPYEAILSDVERLAENGAKLWLDSSSINAAIVNVFRSSCERYVKKRGKAGRQIGKESSQGDPATGSSGVQNGTVNALYKVSPATLAKAVKNEAEVEGMKSSHLRDAAALAEFWCWLEGQVRESVPLTEVQVAEKLLEFRQKQDGFIDTSFDTISGYGANGAIIHYRPTPESCSSVESDNLFLLDSGAQYIDGTTDITRTVHFGEPTPRQKECFTRVLQGHIALDQAVFPERTPGFVLDVLARSSLWKIGLDYRHGTGHGVGAALNVHEGPQSISYRYGNLTALQKGMIVSNEPGYYEDNSFGIRIENLLLVKEVDLPNSFGGVSYLGFEKLTFVPIQSKLVDLSLLSPSEINWINEYHDEVWEKTDSYMLDTETYNCTYIGTEVVFTRMRIVDCFLGSKIIPRIHHSKII comes from the exons ATGAGGCGTGCTTACCTGACTGGGTTCACTGGTAGTGCTGGTACGGCTGTGGTCACAAAAGATAAAGCTGCTCTCTGGACTGATGGCCGGTACTTTCTCCAG GCTGAGAAAGAACTGAGCCATGATTGGACACTCATGCGCAGTGGAAATCAAGGTGTTCCTACCACTAGCGAATGGTTGAACGAGGTCTTACCATCTGGTTGCCGAGTTGGCATTGACCCG TTTCTTTTCTCATTTGATGCAGCTGAAGAACTAAAAGATGCTATTTCCGAGAAGAACCATGAGTTAGTTTTGATCAAGGATTTGAATCTAGTTGATGAAATATGGGGAGAATCAAGGCCAGAGCCCCCAAAAGAACGAACTAGAGTGCATGGAATCAAATATGCTGGCGTTGACGTGCCATCAAAATTGTCCTTTGTTAGATCACAGCTTGCTGAAAATGGGTGTAATGCTGTGGTCATTTCGTTGCTTGATGAAGTTGCATGGTTGTTAAACATG AGAGGAAGTGATGTTCCAAATTCACCTATATTTTATAGCTACCTTATTGTGGAGGATACCGCTGCTACATTATTTGTGGATAACAACAAAGTATCTGAAGATGTTTTAGAGCACCTCGAAAAGGCTGGAGTAAAACTAAAACCATATGAAGCGATTTTGTCCGATGTTGAGAG aTTGGCAGAGAATGGTGCAAAGCTTTGGCTGGATTCTTCAAGTATAAATGCTGCCATAGTTAATGTGTTTAGATCAAGCTGTGAGAGATACgtgaaaaagagaggaaaagcaGGGAGACAAATTGGAAAAGAATCATCTCAAGGTGACCCAGCTACTGGAAGCTCTGGTGTTCAGAATGGAACTGTAAATGCTCTATACAAAGTTTCACCAGCCACCCTAGCCAAAGCAGTTAAGAATGAAGCAGAAGTTGAGGGTATGAAGAGTTCACACCTAAG AGATGCTGCTGCTTTAGCAGAATTCTGGTGCTGGCTAGAAGGGCAAGTTCGTGAAAGTGTACCACTTACAGAAGTGCAAGTTGCTGAAAAGCTTCTTGAATTTCGTCAAAAGCAAGATGGCTTTATAGATACAAGCTTTGACACTATCAGTG GTTATGGTGCAAATGGTGCTATAATACACTACAGACCAACTCCAGAGAGCTGCAGCTCTGTCGAAAGCGACAATCTCTTTCTGTTAGATAGTGGTGCTCAATATATTGATGGAACTACTGACATAACAAGGACTGTTCACTTTGGTGAGCCAACCCCAAGGCAAAAGGAATGCTTCACAAGGGTTTTGCAG GGACATATAGCTCTCGATCAGGCGGTATTTCCAGAGAGAACTCCTGGCTTTGTATTAGATGTTCTTGCACGCTCTTCTCTGTGGAAGATTGGGCTGGATTACAGACATG GCACAGGTCATGGAGTTGGAGCTGCACTAAATGTCCATGAGGGCCCTCAGAGCATAAGCTATCGATATGGAAATTTGACAGCTTTACAGAAGGGCATGATCGTAAGCAATGAGCCTGGTTATTACGAAGACAATTCCTTTGGCATTCGTATAGAG AATCTTCTTCTGGTCAAAGAGGTTGATTTGCCAAATTCGTTTGGTGGCGTCTCGTACCTTGGTTTTGAAAAATTAACTTTTGTTCCAATTCAG AGCAAGCTTGTTGATTTGTCCTTACTATCACCTTCGGAGATCAATTGGATCAATGAATACCATGACGAAGTCTGGGAAAAG acggacagttacatgttggatacggaaaccTACAACTGCACTTATAtcgggacggaggtagtattcaCTAGGATGCGAATCGTCGACTGTTTCTTGGGAAGCAAAATTATTCCTCGTATACATCATTCCAAGATCATATGA
- the LOC127779891 gene encoding aminopeptidase P2 isoform X1 — protein MAIEAARLSPSLAAAAILGRRGAPPAALPLRRALPLLLPPRRRRLCFLAAAGGDGRAVALPSSELRKRRGGASSSSSAAPGGGEDEKLRSLRRLLARPDVAIDAYIVPSQDAHQSEFIAECFMRRAYLTGFTGSAGTAVVTKDKAALWTDGRYFLQAEKELSHDWTLMRSGNQGVPTTSEWLNEVLPSGCRVGIDPFLFSFDAAEELKDAISEKNHELVLIKDLNLVDEIWGESRPEPPKERTRVHGIKYAGVDVPSKLSFVRSQLAENGCNAVVISLLDEVAWLLNMRGSDVPNSPIFYSYLIVEDTAATLFVDNNKVSEDVLEHLEKAGVKLKPYEAILSDVERLAENGAKLWLDSSSINAAIVNVFRSSCERYVKKRGKAGRQIGKESSQGDPATGSSGVQNGTVNALYKVSPATLAKAVKNEAEVEGMKSSHLRDAAALAEFWCWLEGQVRESVPLTEVQVAEKLLEFRQKQDGFIDTSFDTISGYGANGAIIHYRPTPESCSSVESDNLFLLDSGAQYIDGTTDITRTVHFGEPTPRQKECFTRVLQGHIALDQAVFPERTPGFVLDVLARSSLWKIGLDYRHGTGHGVGAALNVHEGPQSISYRYGNLTALQKGMIVSNEPGYYEDNSFGIRIENLLLVKEVDLPNSFGGVSYLGFEKLTFVPIQSKLVDLSLLSPSEINWINEYHDEVWEKTDSYMLDTETYNCTYIGTEVVFTRMRIVDCFLGSKIIPRIHHSKII, from the exons ATGGCGATCGAAGCCGCGCGCCTCTCcccgtccctcgccgccgccgccatcctcggccgccgcggcgctcctcccgccgccctccccctccgccgcgccctcccgcTCCTgctccccccgcgccgccgccgcctctgcttcctcgccgccgcgggcggggacggccgcgccgtcgccctcccctCGTCGGAGCTCCGCAAGCGCCGGGGCGGCgcatcatcctcctcctccgctgctccTGGTGGTGGTGAGGACGAGAAGCTCCgctcgctccgccgcctcctcgcgcggCCCGACGTCGCCATCGACGCCTACATCGTCCCCTCCCAGGACGCCCACCAG AGCGAGTTCATCGCAGAATGCTTCATGAGGCGTGCTTACCTGACTGGGTTCACTGGTAGTGCTGGTACGGCTGTGGTCACAAAAGATAAAGCTGCTCTCTGGACTGATGGCCGGTACTTTCTCCAG GCTGAGAAAGAACTGAGCCATGATTGGACACTCATGCGCAGTGGAAATCAAGGTGTTCCTACCACTAGCGAATGGTTGAACGAGGTCTTACCATCTGGTTGCCGAGTTGGCATTGACCCG TTTCTTTTCTCATTTGATGCAGCTGAAGAACTAAAAGATGCTATTTCCGAGAAGAACCATGAGTTAGTTTTGATCAAGGATTTGAATCTAGTTGATGAAATATGGGGAGAATCAAGGCCAGAGCCCCCAAAAGAACGAACTAGAGTGCATGGAATCAAATATGCTGGCGTTGACGTGCCATCAAAATTGTCCTTTGTTAGATCACAGCTTGCTGAAAATGGGTGTAATGCTGTGGTCATTTCGTTGCTTGATGAAGTTGCATGGTTGTTAAACATG AGAGGAAGTGATGTTCCAAATTCACCTATATTTTATAGCTACCTTATTGTGGAGGATACCGCTGCTACATTATTTGTGGATAACAACAAAGTATCTGAAGATGTTTTAGAGCACCTCGAAAAGGCTGGAGTAAAACTAAAACCATATGAAGCGATTTTGTCCGATGTTGAGAG aTTGGCAGAGAATGGTGCAAAGCTTTGGCTGGATTCTTCAAGTATAAATGCTGCCATAGTTAATGTGTTTAGATCAAGCTGTGAGAGATACgtgaaaaagagaggaaaagcaGGGAGACAAATTGGAAAAGAATCATCTCAAGGTGACCCAGCTACTGGAAGCTCTGGTGTTCAGAATGGAACTGTAAATGCTCTATACAAAGTTTCACCAGCCACCCTAGCCAAAGCAGTTAAGAATGAAGCAGAAGTTGAGGGTATGAAGAGTTCACACCTAAG AGATGCTGCTGCTTTAGCAGAATTCTGGTGCTGGCTAGAAGGGCAAGTTCGTGAAAGTGTACCACTTACAGAAGTGCAAGTTGCTGAAAAGCTTCTTGAATTTCGTCAAAAGCAAGATGGCTTTATAGATACAAGCTTTGACACTATCAGTG GTTATGGTGCAAATGGTGCTATAATACACTACAGACCAACTCCAGAGAGCTGCAGCTCTGTCGAAAGCGACAATCTCTTTCTGTTAGATAGTGGTGCTCAATATATTGATGGAACTACTGACATAACAAGGACTGTTCACTTTGGTGAGCCAACCCCAAGGCAAAAGGAATGCTTCACAAGGGTTTTGCAG GGACATATAGCTCTCGATCAGGCGGTATTTCCAGAGAGAACTCCTGGCTTTGTATTAGATGTTCTTGCACGCTCTTCTCTGTGGAAGATTGGGCTGGATTACAGACATG GCACAGGTCATGGAGTTGGAGCTGCACTAAATGTCCATGAGGGCCCTCAGAGCATAAGCTATCGATATGGAAATTTGACAGCTTTACAGAAGGGCATGATCGTAAGCAATGAGCCTGGTTATTACGAAGACAATTCCTTTGGCATTCGTATAGAG AATCTTCTTCTGGTCAAAGAGGTTGATTTGCCAAATTCGTTTGGTGGCGTCTCGTACCTTGGTTTTGAAAAATTAACTTTTGTTCCAATTCAG AGCAAGCTTGTTGATTTGTCCTTACTATCACCTTCGGAGATCAATTGGATCAATGAATACCATGACGAAGTCTGGGAAAAG acggacagttacatgttggatacggaaaccTACAACTGCACTTATAtcgggacggaggtagtattcaCTAGGATGCGAATCGTCGACTGTTTCTTGGGAAGCAAAATTATTCCTCGTATACATCATTCCAAGATCATATGA